The Parvibaculaceae bacterium PLY_AMNH_Bact1 genome window below encodes:
- a CDS encoding NADH:flavin oxidoreductase/NADH oxidase family protein (Derived by automated computational analysis using gene prediction method: Protein Homology.) — MPTINDPLTLPCGVVLKNRLCKAAMTEGLGDPDNKATPRHVNLYRRWAEGGAGMLLTGNVQVDRRYMERPGNVAIDGPQSNEAIAALRAYAEAGTANNTHLWMQISHAGRQTPASVAKEPVGPSDIALEMPGSQFGKPRALTSDEIRDVIGRFAHAAQVARDTGFTGVQVHGAHGYLISEFLSPDVNTRTDEWGGTLENRARLLLEVVRAVRGAVGPDFPISVKLNSADFQRGGFSHEDSLQVAKWLNDETVDLLEISGGTYEQPRMGGYDDMTLNPDRSEKRAESTIAREAYFLEYATDIRKATTMPLMVTGGFRSVEGMNAALASGEMDMVGLGRPLCVDADVPNKLLSGAVTETPAFEKTLRIGPGWLGPHSPFAIVKGLNGWGQQGWFCLQILRMGDGQDPDTRMGVFKAFRDYAKNEARTADALVR; from the coding sequence ATGCCCACCATCAATGATCCGCTGACACTGCCCTGTGGGGTGGTCCTCAAAAACCGCCTCTGCAAGGCCGCCATGACGGAAGGCCTCGGCGATCCCGACAACAAGGCGACCCCTCGCCATGTCAATCTCTACCGCCGCTGGGCGGAGGGCGGGGCGGGCATGCTGCTCACGGGCAATGTGCAGGTGGACCGGCGCTATATGGAGCGGCCGGGCAATGTGGCGATTGACGGTCCCCAGTCGAATGAGGCGATTGCGGCACTGCGCGCCTATGCAGAAGCGGGCACGGCGAATAATACGCATCTCTGGATGCAGATCAGCCATGCGGGCCGTCAGACACCGGCGTCGGTGGCAAAGGAACCGGTCGGCCCATCAGACATCGCGCTTGAAATGCCCGGCAGCCAGTTTGGCAAACCGCGCGCGCTGACAAGTGATGAAATCAGGGACGTGATTGGACGATTTGCTCACGCCGCACAGGTAGCGCGAGACACAGGCTTTACTGGTGTGCAGGTGCACGGTGCCCATGGCTATCTCATCTCCGAGTTTCTCTCGCCGGATGTGAACACAAGAACAGACGAGTGGGGTGGCACTCTCGAAAACCGGGCGCGGCTTTTGCTTGAAGTTGTCCGTGCGGTGCGCGGTGCTGTCGGACCGGACTTCCCCATTTCCGTGAAACTCAATTCAGCGGACTTCCAGCGCGGCGGCTTTTCTCATGAGGACTCGCTCCAGGTTGCCAAATGGCTGAACGACGAGACGGTTGATCTCCTGGAAATTTCCGGCGGCACTTATGAGCAGCCGCGCATGGGCGGCTATGACGACATGACGCTTAATCCCGACCGCTCAGAAAAGCGCGCCGAAAGCACCATTGCCCGCGAAGCCTATTTTCTGGAATATGCGACTGACATCCGCAAGGCGACGACCATGCCGCTCATGGTCACCGGTGGCTTCCGCTCGGTGGAGGGCATGAACGCGGCGCTCGCGTCCGGCGAGATGGACATGGTGGGCCTTGGTCGCCCGCTTTGCGTCGATGCTGACGTGCCGAACAAATTGCTCTCAGGCGCGGTGACAGAAACCCCCGCCTTTGAAAAGACATTGCGGATCGGTCCCGGCTGGCTTGGCCCGCATTCACCCTTCGCGATTGTCAAAGGTCTCAACGGCTGGGGACAGCAGGGCTGGTTCTGCCTGCAGATCCTGCGCATGGGCGATGGTCAGGACCCGGATACCAGGATGGGTGTCTTCAAGGCCTTCCGCGACTACGCCAAAAACGAAGCCCGGACTGCAGACGCGTTGGTGAGGTAA
- a CDS encoding hypothetical protein (Derived by automated computational analysis using gene prediction method: GeneMarkS-2+.): MLLLGTLDDKTLEYPFGAVPQNLKLDKSFLLHHCLFSEDLLLEEGFILASAEALNPANEPRIILEAIRNGLFKIASRNGDLFDYVKSRRSMGHLTPPQNAIGNSYIQNLQHACEEADAFVSYGNTKVDFTTFDRFRSFLKGDSLYKTLAQFDIELPQNILARYEDEYSTGNNGKQWTARAAWEHAVKQTFPDQPDVVHALMCEVNRERHLIRGACFAAANDLPVEVETGLLLQRHDLVVGAMPIHPASEETYEMCMPRVPYSGVLRSYERLFRELGDRHSDLFRAKRLFVEKLASAERSGFAPQKRDLEEEAIYYENALYRIIGETPLERNEVVTTVSGIGGALALTPAVNILWSHVLKKGTSWTFAKNLSRRQFLRKSLAFGALTGLMLADTKRGSITSNVLRSVRTATESETGDFLFRPTVSDNTQHQRFAIDRISAANFYKNL; this comes from the coding sequence ATGCTTTTGCTGGGCACACTGGACGACAAAACACTCGAGTACCCCTTTGGAGCCGTGCCCCAGAACCTAAAACTTGATAAGTCGTTCCTGCTGCATCACTGCTTATTTTCCGAGGACCTTTTGCTTGAGGAGGGTTTTATACTTGCATCCGCAGAAGCCCTCAATCCTGCCAATGAACCTCGCATTATTCTCGAAGCCATTCGTAATGGACTCTTTAAAATAGCTTCGAGAAATGGCGATTTGTTTGACTATGTAAAGTCGCGTCGCTCAATGGGACACCTAACTCCTCCGCAGAACGCAATCGGCAACAGCTACATCCAAAACCTTCAGCACGCCTGCGAAGAAGCGGACGCGTTTGTTTCTTACGGTAATACTAAGGTCGATTTCACGACTTTTGATCGGTTCAGAAGTTTTCTCAAAGGTGACAGTCTCTACAAAACTCTGGCTCAGTTCGATATTGAACTACCTCAGAATATTCTCGCACGCTACGAAGACGAGTATTCGACAGGCAACAATGGAAAACAGTGGACGGCACGCGCCGCCTGGGAGCACGCTGTAAAGCAAACATTCCCAGATCAACCTGATGTCGTTCATGCTCTGATGTGCGAAGTAAACAGAGAGCGCCACTTGATACGAGGCGCTTGTTTCGCCGCCGCCAACGATTTGCCTGTCGAGGTGGAAACGGGCTTGTTACTCCAAAGACACGATCTAGTTGTTGGTGCAATGCCAATTCATCCAGCATCTGAAGAAACATATGAGATGTGCATGCCCAGGGTGCCGTACTCAGGGGTTTTACGGTCCTACGAGCGCCTTTTCCGGGAGCTGGGAGACCGACATTCGGATCTTTTCAGAGCGAAACGTCTTTTCGTGGAGAAATTAGCTAGTGCTGAGCGATCGGGCTTCGCCCCGCAAAAACGTGATCTGGAAGAAGAGGCAATTTACTATGAGAATGCACTTTATAGAATAATTGGCGAGACACCTCTTGAGAGAAACGAAGTTGTGACAACGGTTTCCGGGATCGGTGGTGCCCTTGCGCTCACACCAGCAGTCAACATTCTCTGGAGTCATGTGCTAAAAAAAGGAACTTCGTGGACGTTCGCTAAAAACCTGTCTCGTCGCCAGTTTTTGCGGAAGAGCCTAGCATTTGGAGCTCTTACCGGCTTGATGCTGGCCGATACCAAACGAGGGTCAATAACGTCAAACGTTCTCAGAAGTGTCAGAACTGCCACAGAGTCTGAGACCGGCGATTTCCTATTCAGACCGACAGTTAGCGACAACACCCAACACCAAAGGTTTGCGATAGACAGGATCTCAGCGGCTAACTTCTATAAGAATCTATAA
- a CDS encoding hypothetical protein (Derived by automated computational analysis using gene prediction method: GeneMarkS-2+.), producing MTSPDDPEDGSSRNGAKEDGLNLTYLPPHARAYYANADERIQNALAHVNPERAVDFLRKTHGPHAGQEALMRALMAERQHHRAAARYWLDVYETLVG from the coding sequence ATGACCTCACCAGACGATCCAGAAGATGGAAGCAGCCGGAATGGCGCTAAAGAAGACGGGCTGAACCTCACCTACCTGCCACCACACGCGCGAGCCTATTACGCGAATGCGGACGAACGTATTCAAAATGCGCTCGCCCATGTGAATCCGGAGCGGGCAGTGGACTTCCTGCGCAAGACCCACGGGCCTCATGCCGGGCAAGAGGCACTTATGCGCGCGCTGATGGCGGAGCGCCAGCATCACCGCGCCGCCGCGCGCTATTGGCTGGACGTCTATGAGACGTTGGTGGGGTGA
- a CDS encoding DUF3419 family protein (Derived by automated computational analysis using gene prediction method: Protein Homology.), producing MLAKTEPAKTKLSSAALKDTTKRLKSAVHQNKAASRAGFTERFFTFVFKGLVYPQIWEDPNVDMEALALMPNSRVLTIASGGCNVLSYLTANPREIVAVDLNRAHLALTRLKLAAACELPNYESFYRFFGDADRKSNITAYERFLQPKLDEESRSYWEGRDLMGQRRVTLFSRDLYHHGLLGYFIGAAHFMARRLGVDPSELTKARNLAEQRSYFDRVLAPLFDKRVVKWVTSKKMSLYGLGIPPAQYEALAADGVGDMAAVLKGRLEKLVCDFPMNENYFAWQAFGRSYAPPARGAEGGSSGPLPPYLQANHFAEVRDRADRVKVMHRSFTELLADEPEEAFDAYVLLDAQDWMTDVQLNELWTEITRTAEPGARVVFRTAGTDTILPGRVADETLRRWTYKHEESLDYTARDRSAIYGGVHLYTLEG from the coding sequence ATGCTCGCGAAAACTGAGCCCGCAAAGACCAAGCTTTCCTCCGCCGCTCTTAAGGACACGACCAAGCGCTTAAAGTCCGCTGTGCATCAGAACAAGGCAGCAAGCCGTGCCGGTTTTACTGAGCGTTTTTTCACCTTCGTCTTTAAAGGGCTCGTCTACCCGCAAATTTGGGAAGACCCGAATGTGGACATGGAAGCGCTGGCACTGATGCCAAACTCCCGTGTGCTCACCATCGCGTCAGGCGGCTGCAACGTCTTGTCCTACCTCACCGCGAACCCCCGCGAGATCGTCGCGGTGGACCTGAACCGCGCGCATCTCGCGTTGACCCGGCTCAAACTCGCAGCTGCTTGTGAGCTTCCCAATTATGAGAGCTTCTATCGCTTCTTTGGGGACGCAGACCGCAAATCCAATATCACCGCGTATGAGCGTTTTCTGCAGCCAAAGCTCGATGAGGAAAGCCGCTCTTATTGGGAGGGGCGCGACCTTATGGGGCAGCGGCGCGTCACGCTTTTCTCCCGCGACCTCTATCACCACGGGCTCTTGGGGTATTTCATTGGCGCCGCCCACTTTATGGCGCGGCGATTGGGCGTCGATCCGAGCGAGCTGACCAAGGCTCGGAACCTTGCTGAACAGCGCTCCTATTTTGATCGTGTGCTGGCTCCGCTCTTTGACAAGCGGGTGGTGAAATGGGTGACGTCTAAAAAAATGTCGCTCTACGGGCTCGGTATTCCCCCAGCGCAATATGAAGCACTGGCAGCGGACGGTGTCGGCGATATGGCCGCTGTGCTGAAAGGCCGGCTTGAAAAACTTGTTTGCGACTTCCCCATGAATGAAAACTACTTCGCCTGGCAGGCCTTTGGGCGCAGCTATGCCCCACCGGCAAGAGGCGCGGAAGGTGGGTCATCCGGCCCCTTGCCGCCCTATCTGCAGGCCAACCATTTCGCCGAGGTGCGCGACAGGGCCGACCGGGTGAAAGTTATGCACCGCTCGTTCACCGAATTGCTGGCGGATGAGCCTGAAGAAGCATTTGACGCCTATGTGCTACTCGACGCACAGGACTGGATGACCGACGTGCAGCTGAATGAACTCTGGACGGAAATCACCCGCACAGCAGAACCTGGGGCCCGCGTGGTCTTCCGTACTGCAGGGACCGACACCATCCTACCGGGTAGGGTGGCTGACGAGACACTGAGGCGTTGGACCTACAAACACGAAGAAAGCCTCGACTATACCGCGAGGGACCGCTCCGCCATTTATGGCGGCGTGCATCTCTACACGCTTGAGGGATAG
- a CDS encoding methyltransferase domain-containing protein (Derived by automated computational analysis using gene prediction method: Protein Homology.) has protein sequence MNATSALMDNIYRRQRHFYDLTRKYYLLGRDRLIAELCPPEGGIVLEIGCGTGRNLIKAAKRYPHALFYGLDISAEMLMTARAEIKRAGLEDRVKIAQADAADFDARTLFNRSAFDRVFFSYSLSMIPDWEGALTQGYAVTADGGRLVVVDFGEQKRLPRWFQHVLTWWLTLFHVAPRAELVPVLERFGTAEMKPIYGDYARIAQLPRRAGTRTV, from the coding sequence ATGAACGCCACCAGTGCCCTTATGGACAACATCTATCGCCGTCAACGACACTTCTATGATCTCACGCGGAAATACTATCTGCTCGGCCGCGACCGCCTGATCGCAGAGCTCTGTCCGCCGGAAGGGGGCATCGTGCTTGAGATTGGCTGTGGTACCGGCCGCAATCTCATCAAAGCAGCGAAACGATATCCCCATGCACTTTTCTACGGTCTCGATATCTCAGCAGAGATGCTCATGACCGCCCGCGCTGAAATCAAACGGGCAGGGCTCGAAGATAGGGTAAAGATCGCGCAGGCCGACGCCGCCGATTTCGATGCACGCACACTTTTCAATCGCTCAGCCTTTGACCGCGTCTTCTTTTCCTACTCACTCTCTATGATCCCTGATTGGGAGGGCGCGCTTACACAAGGTTATGCTGTGACTGCGGACGGAGGACGGCTGGTGGTTGTGGATTTTGGAGAGCAGAAGCGCTTGCCGCGCTGGTTTCAGCATGTGCTGACCTGGTGGTTGACCCTCTTCCACGTGGCGCCTCGTGCAGAGCTGGTTCCGGTGCTTGAACGCTTCGGTACCGCAGAGATGAAGCCCATCTATGGTGATTATGCCCGAATTGCTCAACTTCCCCGACGTGCAGGCACTCGCACCGTTTGA
- a CDS encoding D-aminoacylase (Derived by automated computational analysis using gene prediction method: Protein Homology.), with protein MHDLVIRGGTIVDGTGEASFVGDVAIDGDRVTLVGEVKAEGREEIDATGKIVTPGFVDVHTHYDGQATWDDEMAPSSWHGVTTVVMGNCGVGFAPAKPDKHDWLIGLMEGVEDIPGTALAEGLPWNWETFPEYLDALEGLPRTVDVATHVPHGAVRAYVLGEREKPGAVPTDEDVEQMSKIVEDGLKAGALGFSTSRTILHRSVDGELVPGTTATKEELIGIGRAMGRAGHGVFEMASDLQPEWKEFEWMGDLSRETGMPVTFAALQSIAKAFPLDEQISQMREENAKGANIVAQIALRGNGIVMAWRGTVHPFISHPSWAAIAELPWEEQYAKLKDPAFKAQLLSEKPMVPENVDLGPIFAIITEGWAQQFEMDEEFNYEPRADESVAARAEAAGKSGAEYAYDMMMADDGKGFIYLPILNYVDGNLDFLVDLQHADDTVNSLSDGGAHCGTICDAASPTFMLEHWVKKRERGTIALENAIKRQCLDTARLYGLNDRGVLKPGYLADVNVVDMDRIKLGKPWLAFDLPAGGKRLLQKAEGYDYTIKSGHVTFKGGVVTDKRPGGLIRGPQTVETRAAAE; from the coding sequence ATGCATGATCTGGTAATTCGAGGCGGTACGATTGTCGATGGCACAGGCGAGGCATCGTTCGTGGGCGATGTCGCCATTGATGGCGACCGTGTAACCCTGGTGGGCGAAGTCAAAGCAGAAGGCCGCGAAGAGATTGACGCGACCGGCAAGATCGTGACGCCAGGCTTTGTGGATGTGCACACCCACTATGATGGTCAGGCGACTTGGGACGATGAAATGGCGCCGTCCAGCTGGCACGGTGTGACGACCGTCGTGATGGGCAATTGCGGCGTGGGCTTCGCGCCTGCAAAGCCGGACAAGCATGACTGGCTCATTGGTCTCATGGAAGGCGTGGAAGATATTCCCGGCACGGCTCTGGCCGAAGGGCTGCCATGGAACTGGGAAACCTTCCCGGAATACTTGGATGCGCTGGAAGGCCTGCCGCGCACAGTGGATGTTGCAACCCATGTGCCCCATGGCGCAGTGCGTGCCTATGTCTTAGGCGAGCGGGAAAAACCCGGTGCCGTCCCAACGGACGAAGATGTCGAGCAAATGTCCAAGATTGTTGAAGACGGTCTGAAGGCAGGCGCGCTTGGCTTCTCCACGTCGCGCACCATTCTTCACCGCTCCGTTGATGGGGAACTGGTGCCTGGTACGACAGCCACCAAGGAAGAGTTGATTGGCATTGGCCGCGCTATGGGCCGGGCCGGTCACGGTGTTTTTGAGATGGCCTCAGACCTTCAACCAGAATGGAAAGAGTTTGAATGGATGGGGGACTTGAGCCGTGAGACTGGCATGCCCGTGACCTTTGCGGCGCTGCAATCCATCGCCAAGGCATTTCCGCTGGACGAACAAATTTCTCAGATGCGTGAAGAGAATGCCAAAGGTGCCAACATCGTGGCTCAGATTGCGCTCCGCGGAAATGGCATTGTCATGGCGTGGCGCGGGACAGTGCATCCGTTCATTTCCCACCCAAGCTGGGCAGCGATCGCTGAACTCCCATGGGAAGAACAATATGCGAAGCTCAAAGATCCAGCCTTCAAGGCGCAGCTTTTGAGTGAAAAGCCAATGGTGCCGGAGAATGTGGATCTCGGTCCGATCTTCGCCATCATTACCGAAGGCTGGGCGCAGCAGTTCGAGATGGACGAAGAGTTCAACTACGAACCACGGGCAGACGAGAGTGTCGCAGCCCGCGCCGAAGCTGCTGGCAAGTCCGGCGCGGAATATGCCTATGACATGATGATGGCTGATGACGGCAAAGGTTTCATCTATCTGCCTATCCTGAACTACGTGGACGGCAATCTCGATTTCCTCGTGGATCTCCAACATGCAGACGACACAGTGAACAGTCTGTCAGACGGCGGCGCCCATTGCGGCACCATTTGTGATGCTGCAAGCCCCACTTTCATGCTGGAGCATTGGGTCAAGAAGCGCGAACGCGGAACCATCGCGCTGGAAAATGCGATTAAGCGTCAATGTCTCGATACAGCGCGTCTCTATGGCCTGAACGACCGCGGTGTTCTAAAACCCGGTTATCTGGCGGATGTGAACGTGGTCGATATGGATCGCATAAAGCTTGGTAAGCCATGGCTTGCATTTGATCTGCCTGCGGGTGGCAAGCGCCTTCTGCAAAAAGCAGAAGGGTATGACTACACCATCAAGTCGGGGCACGTGACCTTCAAGGGTGGCGTTGTGACGGACAAACGTCCCGGCGGCCTCATTCGCGGACCCCAGACAGTAGAGACACGCGCAGCAGCTGAATAA
- a CDS encoding SDR family NAD(P)-dependent oxidoreductase (Derived by automated computational analysis using gene prediction method: Protein Homology.), with product MMGKSKKNPTNVLVCGASGGLGSVLARTLQDRGMVVRGTMRDPSKSTTPDIDMLAMDVLNEQSVIDCLSAAKESMGSVDVVVNCVNEMVLGSVVETSRQELARVYDINVLGLASIARAAVPLMRTQGHGLIISMSSLGGLLAVPYLSAYTSSKFALEAFSEALYHEVKADNIDVAIMQPVAMHMDRAEVGDHLKVAKGAPATSVTQAIVRMMAKDTRESKLTPEKVSLAIHDVIKSKNRKLRYPLDRARVLGKVKRIAPQSLINKMIDGLVRDAQKAS from the coding sequence ATGATGGGCAAGTCGAAAAAGAATCCCACTAATGTACTCGTGTGTGGCGCCTCTGGCGGACTTGGGTCGGTGCTGGCGCGCACGCTTCAAGACCGGGGGATGGTTGTGCGGGGGACAATGCGTGACCCGTCTAAATCCACAACGCCCGACATCGACATGCTGGCGATGGATGTGCTCAACGAACAATCAGTGATCGATTGTCTCTCCGCGGCAAAGGAGAGCATGGGCAGTGTCGACGTGGTTGTGAACTGCGTGAACGAAATGGTCCTCGGCTCTGTCGTAGAAACCTCTCGGCAAGAGCTGGCCCGCGTCTACGACATTAATGTGCTTGGGCTCGCTTCGATTGCGCGGGCAGCTGTCCCTCTCATGCGAACACAAGGTCACGGCCTTATCATCTCCATGAGTTCGCTCGGCGGACTGCTCGCAGTGCCCTATCTCAGCGCCTACACATCCTCAAAATTCGCTCTCGAGGCATTCAGTGAAGCGCTCTATCACGAAGTTAAAGCAGACAATATTGATGTGGCTATCATGCAACCAGTCGCCATGCACATGGACCGTGCGGAAGTTGGTGATCACTTAAAGGTCGCGAAAGGAGCCCCCGCGACATCGGTGACCCAAGCAATTGTGCGCATGATGGCGAAGGACACGCGTGAGAGTAAACTCACGCCTGAAAAGGTGTCCCTCGCCATCCATGACGTTATCAAGAGCAAAAACCGTAAGCTCAGGTACCCTCTCGACCGCGCGCGGGTTCTCGGCAAGGTGAAGCGCATCGCGCCCCAATCGCTCATCAACAAAATGATTGATGGGTTGGTGCGCGACGCTCAAAAAGCCTCATAG
- a CDS encoding TetR/AcrR family transcriptional regulator (Derived by automated computational analysis using gene prediction method: Protein Homology.), which yields MNTNIPETASGKRRQQQRAAETRDALLDVATEAFASHTYDGVSIRALEASAGVQRGAAAYHFTDKEGLWKAAVNRILAVLQSRVEPLAPVLNDLDEDGQLRAVITAFVRFSAEAPELNRLIIQEGRTDSWRLDYLITTFHRNRLEWLEDFVGIVQDPHYYYMTVGAATLVFNAEHECRELFGVDPMKDDFIREHASRVADMAVYLRNREETQKS from the coding sequence ATGAATACAAATATTCCAGAGACAGCTTCAGGTAAGCGCCGGCAACAGCAACGGGCAGCGGAAACGCGGGATGCTTTGCTGGATGTCGCAACCGAGGCGTTTGCCTCTCACACCTATGACGGTGTCTCAATTCGAGCGCTCGAAGCCAGTGCAGGCGTTCAGCGTGGCGCCGCCGCCTACCACTTCACCGACAAAGAAGGTCTCTGGAAAGCAGCAGTTAATCGGATCCTGGCGGTTCTGCAATCACGGGTGGAGCCACTCGCTCCGGTCCTGAATGACCTTGACGAAGACGGGCAGCTCAGAGCCGTTATTACGGCCTTTGTGCGGTTTAGTGCTGAAGCGCCTGAACTCAACCGATTGATCATTCAGGAAGGACGCACCGACAGTTGGCGTCTCGACTATCTGATTACAACGTTTCATCGCAATCGACTGGAGTGGCTTGAGGACTTTGTGGGGATCGTCCAAGACCCTCACTACTATTACATGACAGTCGGCGCCGCCACTCTGGTCTTCAATGCCGAGCATGAATGCCGCGAGCTCTTTGGGGTAGACCCAATGAAGGACGATTTCATTCGAGAACATGCCAGCCGCGTCGCCGATATGGCTGTCTATTTGCGCAACAGGGAAGAGACACAAAAATCATGA
- a CDS encoding cytochrome b/b6 domain-containing protein (Derived by automated computational analysis using gene prediction method: Protein Homology. GO_component: GO:0016020 - membrane [Evidence IEA]; GO_function: GO:0009055 - electron transfer activity [Evidence IEA]) has product MAQIQRNDFAVGQKIIHWLMAIAIMLDLYIAQKFGGVMEDWDRFESRSDHATLGTIVAVLFVVRLYLRWKHGAPPLPVDMPGYQKLLAHVAHWLLYGLIGALIATGILSAANADSAITPFGLFAYGDGNGVEAAFVYIRGFHELTTNLIIGLIGLHIVAALYHMIIVRDGVTGRMLKFWKSEKQV; this is encoded by the coding sequence ATGGCGCAGATACAAAGAAACGATTTTGCGGTCGGCCAGAAAATCATTCATTGGCTTATGGCAATCGCGATCATGTTGGATCTCTACATTGCGCAGAAGTTTGGTGGAGTGATGGAAGATTGGGACCGCTTTGAGTCACGCTCAGATCACGCGACCCTTGGAACCATCGTGGCGGTCCTATTTGTTGTTCGCCTCTATTTGCGATGGAAGCATGGTGCACCACCGCTCCCTGTTGACATGCCAGGCTACCAAAAACTTCTCGCACATGTGGCGCATTGGCTCTTGTATGGTTTGATTGGTGCACTGATCGCGACAGGAATTTTGAGCGCAGCCAATGCGGACTCAGCTATCACGCCTTTTGGGCTATTCGCCTATGGGGATGGAAACGGTGTGGAAGCTGCCTTCGTCTATATCCGTGGGTTTCACGAACTGACGACCAACCTGATTATTGGCCTGATCGGACTGCACATCGTGGCAGCTCTCTATCACATGATCATCGTCCGCGACGGTGTTACAGGGCGCATGCTGAAATTCTGGAAAAGTGAGAAGCAGGTTTAG
- a CDS encoding DUF1801 domain-containing protein (Derived by automated computational analysis using gene prediction method: Protein Homology.), whose translation MTEKSQIPFEGDGVADVFGSYEGKAKQKLLALRGLIFRTASQTPGVGELQETLKWGQPSYLTPETKSGSTIRIDAIKDDPDHVAIYFHCQTNLVPTFRDMYGDKLTFEGNRALVLDVRKKLPEKEVRHCLASALTYHLAKKKKR comes from the coding sequence ATGACTGAGAAATCTCAAATTCCGTTTGAAGGTGACGGTGTCGCTGATGTGTTTGGTAGCTACGAAGGCAAAGCCAAACAAAAGCTCTTGGCTCTCCGCGGACTCATTTTCAGGACGGCCTCACAAACACCGGGCGTCGGTGAACTTCAGGAGACACTCAAATGGGGACAGCCCAGCTACCTGACCCCAGAAACCAAAAGCGGCTCAACGATCCGGATTGATGCGATCAAAGACGACCCTGACCATGTGGCCATCTATTTCCATTGCCAGACCAACCTGGTCCCCACCTTCCGGGACATGTATGGCGACAAGCTGACTTTTGAAGGCAACCGGGCGCTGGTGCTTGATGTACGAAAGAAGCTGCCTGAGAAAGAGGTACGGCACTGCCTGGCGAGCGCCCTTACCTACCACCTGGCGAAGAAAAAGAAGCGCTAG
- a CDS encoding NUDIX hydrolase (Derived by automated computational analysis using gene prediction method: Protein Homology.), whose protein sequence is MLRQVGAIPFVIRETEPLVLMITSRTHERWIFPKGAVEEGETAAEAALREAYEEAGIRGRMLDQFAHEVQAVKQMSDGPHDLVVTYIPLHFAEQHDEWPERKNRDRHWVTLSDARKIAGGPDIHSALEGFEALLPNLHSIAKTK, encoded by the coding sequence ATGTTACGCCAGGTTGGCGCGATCCCATTTGTCATTCGTGAGACAGAGCCGTTGGTTCTGATGATCACGTCGCGCACACATGAACGCTGGATATTCCCCAAAGGGGCAGTGGAAGAAGGCGAAACTGCGGCTGAAGCCGCACTCCGTGAAGCCTATGAAGAGGCAGGCATTCGAGGGCGAATGTTGGATCAGTTCGCGCACGAAGTTCAGGCGGTCAAACAAATGTCTGATGGACCGCATGACTTAGTCGTGACCTATATTCCTCTGCATTTTGCCGAACAGCACGACGAATGGCCTGAGCGAAAAAACAGGGATCGTCATTGGGTGACATTATCAGACGCACGAAAAATCGCGGGCGGTCCCGATATCCATAGTGCTTTGGAAGGCTTCGAAGCGCTGTTACCCAATCTTCACAGCATCGCCAAGACAAAATAG